A single region of the Nomia melanderi isolate GNS246 chromosome 12, iyNomMela1, whole genome shotgun sequence genome encodes:
- the LOC143175178 gene encoding zinc finger HIT domain-containing protein 1-like, whose amino-acid sequence MAARESGRIKDAYQKRVLDEAARKRRQKKALEALEQDNFHDDPHADLVMSKKVPKFQETLDNRGGRKKKTRSAEYYKQRFRKTFAQLVEEDLNVNPNPPNYASAQAPPSRFPERQFCAVCGFPSNYTCIPCGARYCSMKCLGTHLDTRCLKWTA is encoded by the coding sequence ATGGCTGCACGAGAATCTGGTAGAATAAAAGATGCATATCAGAAAAGAGTGCTTGATGAAGCTGCTCGTAAACGTAGGCAAAAGAAAGCACTGGAAGCTTTGGAACAAGACAATTTTCATGATGATCCTCATGCTGACTTAGTAATGAGTAAGAAAGttccaaaatttcaagaaacattaGATAATAGAGGTggcagaaagaagaaaactaGATCAGCAGAATATTATAAGCAACGTTTTCGAAAAACTTTTGCTCAATTAGTAGAAGAAGATCTTAATGTTAATCCCAATCCTCCTAACTATGCCTCTGCTCAAGCACCGCCATCTCGTTTTCCTGAACGTCAATTTTGTGCAGTTTGTGGATTTCCTAGTAACTATACATGTATTCCTTGCGGTGCTAGATATTGCAGTATGAAATGCTTAGGCACTCATCTTGATACAAGGTGTTTAAAATGGACAGCTTAA
- the LOC116426278 gene encoding general transcription factor IIH subunit 5-like yields the protein MVNVTKGILVECDAAMKEFLLHLDETFALGRKFIIQDLDERHLFISTDILDTLQGKVDDLMDQISFPLAEKGI from the coding sequence ATGGTAAATGTCACAAAAGGAATTTTGGTTGAATGCGATGCAGCTATGAAGGAATTTCTTTTACACTTGGATGAAACTTTTGCATTAGGTCggaaatttataattcaagaTTTAGATGAGAGGCATTTGTTTATTTCTACTGATATTTTAGATACGTTGCAAGGGAAAGTAGATGATCTTATGGATCAAATATCGTTTCCTTTAGCAgaaaaaggaatataa